CTAAGCATTGCTTAGTCCAAGATGGACAGTGCCAGGAAGAAATGACCTATCATCAAGGAACATGCTCTGTCTACTTGGAACTCTGTACTTCAGTCCATTATTCCACAGTATTTTGGTCATATCTGGCCCATTTTCTGATACTAATCATAAGGTCTTAGAGATAATcttttatattcaaatattcaattaacatccatttgtattttttattcttcaaacTTCATTGATTTCAAATagtaggaaagaaaagaaaatagaagatgaAATGGTAGGGAATCAGAGGGAAACATGAAAGGAAAAGTATTCTCTTTTCCAACAAATCCACTCTAGAAAGGTAGGAATGAGACTTTGAGAAGGAGTACAGATTCATGAactttcccaattttttttttttatttcttaatacaTTTAAGGACATCAATGCACTAAAATGTTTGGTCTGTGAAATCATTAGCACCAAAAGGAGTCATGGAGTTTGTATATATTATTAAAACAATGATTGTTACTGTTGGTCATGGGTAaaggtttcatttcatttttacatcCCAAAGTTCTTGAAAGTGCCTGTGGACAAAAGAAATAACACTTTTCAAGATCTCCATGGGGTCATCGATATGCACCACAGAGACAGTACTTGGCCTTCCCAGGTTTGTTTTATCTGGTAGACAAAAAAATCAGGGCCCCCAGATTACCACTGAAGCCCGCAAGAACAgcccccacatgcacacactgacGTGCGGGAGGGATCCCTACAGTACATTTCCCTCAGGACTGCGTTCAGGAATGCGCTtttacttgctttttaaaaaaacaaaagcaacatgCTCTGCAGATCATGGAGCTCCTAGTGCAATTTTCTCCTTGCTCCAACTCGAGACCGCGAAAGAGTGAAACCATTGTATGTTCTGCTAATGCTGGCCTGTGGACACAGCCCTTGGCCTGCCATGCTTTGTAAGCTCAGGAGCCCACAGGAGTCAGAAGGTCCGAGAGCAGGAGCCACAGTCATCGCCAGATCTCCCCAGCAACTCGTGGCCCATCAGGGCAGCTGCTGATctccttttgcttctttttacCTCAACCTTTAGTTGAAATTACAACAAGTCAAATAGCTGATGCTTTTCCCTTCTCCAGGTAAGGGTGAGGATACATTGTTTACAAGTGTGTTCTGTCTGGCTTCTCTGATGAGTCGACAAGCTAAGTCAAGGAAGAGTTTCTCCACATTATCAGATTCCTTGGCCGAGGTCTCCAGATAATACATGTCCTGAGCTTCTGAGAattcttcagctctctgctgggagacCTCTCTCCTTTCAGCAAGGTCAATCTTGTTACCTGCAACAGTGGTACAAAGAAAGAGCCATCATTTGACTATTTTCAGGCTCGGAAGCAGCACAATTCAATTTAGATCTGAAGTCAAACCAGAAAGATAGGCTACTAAGGCAAAGCAAATATGACTGTGACTACTGATGGGAATGTTTATTTTACACTATCAGTACCAACGTAGGCCTTTGGCCTTGTGGTTACGATGCCAGGAAGATgaccacattccacatcagagtgtctgggatcaaTTTCCatctccagttcctgactccagcttcctgctaaagcagatcctgggaggcagcagggatggctcaaaaaAGTGGATTTCTACCACTCACATAGagatacctggattgagctctcagctcttggctttgtctccagctgttttggttatttgaagaatgaaccaatggagaggggaactcattctctctgtctctgactctctctcctcctcaaataaataaaattttaaaaaacataataccAGCCGGccccgcggttcactaggctaatcctccgcctgcagccccggcacactgggttctagccctggtcggggcgccagattctgtcccggttgcccctcttccaggccagctctccgctgtggcctgggaaggcagtgaagcatggcccaagtgcttgggccctgcacccgcatgggagaccaggagaagtacctggctcctggcttcggatcagcgcggtgcgccagctgcagtgcgcgtggccgcagcggccattggagggtgaaccaatgataaaggaagacctttttctctctctctcttactgtccactaaaaaaaaaaaaaaaaaaggtaataccATCACCATTTGTAATGACAAAGAAGTTGACACAACTCAAATGGCCATCAATAGGGTACTGGCTGAATAAACTACAGAATATCTACAGAATGGAGTATTTGCCACTGTAAAAAGCaatgaggaggggctggcgcttgtggcatagtgggtaaagccaccacctacagtgccggcatcccaaatgggcgccggttctagtcccagcagctccacttctcatccagctctctgctatggcctaggaaaacagtagaagatggcccaagtccttaagcccctgcacccgcatggaagacctggaagaagctcctggctcctggctttggatcagcatagctctggccattgtggctaattgggaagtgaacccgcagatgaaagacctctctttctctgtaactttttcaactaaataaataagtcttaaaaaaaaaaaaaaagcaaagaggaggggctgcagttgtaatacagtgggttaagcacaaGTTTTAGTCCTGGtagctccatttcagatccagtgtcctgctaatgcacttaggaggacagtggaagataagccatgtgcttgggcccctgctcctagttcctggatgaagcttttggttcctggccagcccagcccagttccagccactgaggccatctgaggagtgaaccaaaagatggtggatctttccctccatctttctctctgtttctcctcctctttctctccctctctctctctttctataactctgcctttcaaataaataaatcttttaaaaaaatgaggactATTTCATTATACTGGCATTGAATGAGAAACTAGGATATAGTTAAGCAAAAAAGGCAAAGCAGAAAAAAGTATAACATGTAACTATCTATCTAAAAAAGGGaagatattaatatatatatcatACACAAACTTTATCTACTTTTTTAATGGAAAAGTAAACCAGATTTTTAACTTAAAGGATAATGATTACCTATGAATATGTTTTGTAAATTTGGCTtcagaaattaataaatgttattatattattatacaattaataaaattatataatcacaaaattaaatttaaagcaaTTCCTAAAAATCAAAAGTAACATTAAACAAATTACTATGTTTATCTTGTATaaccacacagagagaaacaattTCAAGTGAATTTAAAGATACAGTAATTTAATCATATATTGTTCTGTATGTAGAATTAAAGACCAAAAGAATTGAAGGAAAATATCTTGAGCTGTTTCAGTAATCATCTTGTCAATGGCAATGTTGGTATTATTATCACGAGACTGCTATATGTGTGTCATGGGATAAAGTGAACAAGTAATTATGCTAATATCACTGGGAACTGGGGTTTTTGACATgggaagaagaaaacacagataTGAGATTAATGAGgttaaataaaatttctgaagTCCTGAATTATAAATGGAAGCATCAATGTGAATAATTTATAGTATATTTGATTATTGAAAAGTTTTCTACATCTTTTCTTTGGGAAACCTGACAAAGGTAATATGTCAAGTGTGCTACCTAGCAGCATTGCTTAAATGACACCTGATTAATCAATTATACCTGGCTTGGGAATTCTACATCTGCATTATAAATGCTTAATGAAAAACCATAACTTGGGATTTTCCTGAATATGATGATGCTTCACTTGAAGGCAGACTGAAAGTTATGCCTGTGGAATTGTTCTAAGAGATTTTAGCTCCAACAGAGCATTGCAGCTTCTAGGCTGAAGCAGATCCTACACTTGCCTGaagtgaacctttttttttttttaaagggagaagaatcctcccttttatttttttaatttatttgacaggtagagttatacacagtgagagggagagaagcagagacaaaggtcctccctccgttggttcactccccaaatggcggccacggccagcgctgtgctgatccgaagccaggagccaggagctaggtgccttctcctggtctcccatgtgggtgcaggggcccaagcccttgggccatcctccactgccctcctaggccacagcagagagctggactggaagaggagcaaccaggaccagaacctggcgcccatatgggatgccggtgccacaggcagaggattaaccaagtgagccacagcgccggccccctgtagTGAACCTTTTCCCCTTACACTTGAACTATATAACTGGGGAGGCAGCATGGGGATCCTGGAAAGCTATATGGGCTACTATGAAGAATCCTTCCATTGAAAAGGGGTGCCCAATGTTGATCTGCTGTTAGGCCATGTTTCCTGTCCTGTAGCTCAAGTGAATGTGATACAGGAGACAGAACATGTAGTCCCACCTAGTAAGACAACCTTCTAgtgagcaaacacacacacacacacacacaagctctgtCCACTGAACAGTTTAAAATCAAAGAcaaggtgggtgtttggtgctgtGAACAcctagattcaagtcctggcttcactcccgattccagctccccGCAAATGCATagcccgggaagcagcaggtgacggctcaagtacttgggtccctgccacccatgtaggagtcctggactgagttctcagcccctgtcctagccctggatattatacatgtctggggagtgaagcagcagattggaGATATCTCTTTTTCTCCACCTTGAAAGCTAAATAAGGTCCATATGTTATTTGTTATGTTTCTTAATCCTCCTTTTATCTGCAGGTTCTCTCTTTATTGTTTTCTCTCTTGTATTCTTTTTTGATGGAGCATTTGTTTATCCTATGGAATTTAAAAGTCtaaattgtattattttatcCCGTTGTGTTATTTGATACCATCAcatgtatttcttgcagatttgTGGGTAAATCTAAATGCTTGATGAGATTCAGGTATTTTTATATTTAGCAAAAATGCTCTAAATGTGGTATTCTGACATACACTTCTAGGAAAGGCAAGAAAAATgcttgattttttcctttttattcaccAGTTCCTAAGGTAACTTGTTGGTTCCCTAGTATCTTCCAAAAATAatcattaaggttcatttattatatatatatatatatatatatatatatatatatatataaagatgtatttatttatttgaaagtcagagttcataaagagagaaggagaggcagatagggagagagaggtcttctccactggttggtttactctccaactggccgtaatggccggggctgcactgatccgaagccaggagcttcctcggggtctcccatgcaggtgcaggggcccaaggacttgggccaacttccactgctttcccaagccttagcagagagctggataggaagtgtggagcagccaggacttgaactgatgcctatgtgagatgctggcacagcaggcagcagctttaccctctatgccaaagtgctggctcttcatttatatttttaatatcatcatgacattaaaaaattaaatgtattttatatatataattcaatcccttgcaattattattattattgatgcTTTAATTGTCCCAACTTTGACAATGGGATCTTCTACAAATGGGCTTCTGAATGCTTTAGACACCACCCCTGGattctctaataattttcttTCTGGTAGGACAAGTGTTTCAGGTACCTCTTGCACATTTCCTGCCACAGACCTGGATTTAGCCATTTCCCTAAGAAGTGATGTTTTAGTGGGAAGTTGTATTTAGAATTTAGGTTCTagtccggcgccatggctcaacaggctaatccttcaccttgcggcgccggcacaccaggttctagtcccggtcagggcgccggattctgtcccggttgcccctcttccagtccagctctctgctatggcccgggagtgcagtggaggatggcccaagtccttgggccttgcacctgcatgggagaccaggaggaagcacctggctcctggctttggatcagtgtgatgcgccggccgcagcggccattggagggtgaaccaacggtaaaggaagacctttctctctgtctctctctctctcactgtccactctgcctgtcaaaaataaaaaaattaaaaaaatttaaaaaaaaatagaatttaggtCCTAGGGCCCCTCCTTATTAGTGGGTTCATCATTGATTTTTccttaactttaattttttttcactacaattccatttttcccttctcacatttttttttaatgatttgtttgtttgtttgtttgtttatttgaaaggtagagtgacagagagggagggatggaactggctcactctccaactgcctgcatcagccaaggctgggccaggcagaagccaagatccCAGaagtccattcaggtctcccacatgggtgccaggaatccaggtacctgggccattatctgctgcctcccaggtacctgggatgagaagcagagtagctgggactcaaaccagcacttaaaTATGGGAAGCAGTTACCCTAAGCGATGGCTTAACTGTGCCATAAAGCTCACTCCTGCAATTCTATTTCAATAGTGTATTTATCATGACAGAAGAGCAAAAGTTGTTTTCTGCTTTCCCCCATATGAAACAGAGGTTCTAGCCTCCTGGAAAATCAAACAAATTGCAGCATTTCCTTTAGTAGATTCTTCCTGAAACAGAATTTCTTAAGTAGGCATAAatataagaagagaaaaaaattaaccaagGTTCTACTTTTTTAGGCAATAAACAATTGCTTTAATAATAAATTCCTTATCCAGTTAATAAGAACATTTACTTTTAGACCAGTAGTTTCTGTTTAATGAATAGTAGTACACAAAACTTTTATAAACATCCAACTTCTTCCCTTGGGCCTACATTGATAGAAAAATCAATCAGCAatgttttctactttatttttctaaacCATCACCATAACTCAGGACCAATTTCATGTTTTCTTCAACTGCATAAGAAATGGATGCTGAATGCATGACTTAAGATAGCTGTAGACCATACTCTTGGAAGGTAACAAGGCACAAACTTAACCTGATTATAAAATCCTGGATGCTCCTAACTCAGTTTGCCTTCTCCGTAGTTCTTACTTACCTACTAACACAGTGATGACCTTGTTGCTGGCATATTGTTCTATTTCCCGCAACCACTCAGGAAGGCAACGGAAGGATTCCTCACAGGTAATGTCATAGGTGAGGATCAAGGCATTGGCACTTCGATAATAACTCTGGGTAATGGACCGAAATCTCTCttgacctgctgtgtcccagatcTGTAGCTGTAAAGGCATAAGAGAAGGATGAAGGTGGAGAAGCAGAAAAGAAAGACAGCATTGCCTTGTTTTAGTTTGGAAATGGAGATACCTTCACCCAAATCATTTCCTGGCTATTTTCTGCCCTTAAAAACATAGCTATGATGTATTATTATTagatgtttcttttgtttttttttaaagatttatttatttatttgaaaggcagagttacacagagagaggagaggcagagagagaggtcttccatcggatggttcactccccagatggccgcaaggctggagctgcgccaatccgaagccaggagccaggagcttcttcccactctcccatgcgggtgcaggggcccaaggacttggaccatcctccactgctttcccaggccatagcagagagctggacaggaagtggagcagccaggtttcgaaccggtgtccatatgggatgccgacacttcaggccagggcgttaacccactgcaccacagtgctggccctattagATGTTTCTTGTTAGAGAGAGGggctttttttaatttgttatttttctctttattcttaaaaaaaaataaaattcattgagCATTTATTATATGCCAAGCTCTATTCCAAGCACTTTACATGTATTGAGTCACATAATCCTCATGATAACCCTTTGAGGTAGATACTATGTACTTTAATGCTCATTTCTCACATTAGGACTCTGAGGCACAGGCAGACGAACTTAATGGGTTCAGTGGAATTGCACAGCCAGTATGTCCCAGAGTCACATTGACGTGGCACTGTGGTCTCAGAGTCCATGTTCTTAACCACATGTTGTTATTACAGAAGTCACAGTACAGGGTGAGCTGTTATCCTGTGACTGTTGGCCTTTCAGTCAGCAGCCAGAGAAGGAGACAAACCCAACCTCACTACCTTCTCTAgttcaaaattcaaataaatgtattaaagtATTACCTTTGTTCACAAAAATAAGAGCAATGCCATAGCAGGCAAAAACAACTACTTCTCTCCACCACCACtaagctctgtgaccttgggtgagTCATTTGATCTCTTGGGTTTCACCTGTTTCTTTATGAAAAGAGGCTAATAACATGCAACCTGCTGAAAGCTCTCATTCTTCCTGAAGTCACCAACCAGTTCCAAATCCTATTAACTGATAGTTCTaataagaaaaaagggaaaatgctTCTCACTTCTCTGTCATGATTTCCCCTGTACACAGCAGATGACTACTGAACCAGAGCTGTTCTCCAGAGATCAGAGTATAAAACAAATCACAAGGTCTTGAGAAAGAAGAACATTAACAAAAACAATAatcttcctttcccattgtaTACATTTCACAGGCCACAGGTCCATTCACCTCTACAGAAATAAATAATGTCACTTCTTCAGGAAAGACCTTTTCGAACTTTCGGATTAGGCTAGGTTTCCCATCCCCCAACCTGAAGAGTCTCTCCTGCAAAATATTCTGCCACTCTCCTTATGGCATCTGACAcacttggaatcactatttgtttgtaataatttgtttaaaagctATCTTCTTCCCACTAGACTGAAAACTCTATGAAGGAGGAAGTCAGGATCCATTTAATTCACCAAAGACAGTACGTGGAAAATGGTAGGTAGATGCCCAAGTATCCATTGACTATCTAGCTCATTTAATCATACAACAACCCAGTGAGGTAGCCAAGCTTATGCCTTCCTTTATTAATGGAAACTGTCTCCTAACTAACTGGTTACTCATAAAGCTGGGAAATCAAGCTCCAGGTGTTCTCTTTCCAGTTGAAGACTCATTCCACCCTGCTGTCTTTGCCCTCAAGACTAATTTAAATGTTCATCTGTATCCAAAGAGGATGAATCAGCTGGTGTCACCTGCTCATCCCAGCATAGCCGAAGAGACTGAAGAGTGACAGGTAGTACATGTTGCAAAGTAGCAGCACACAGAGTCTCCTTTGATTCAAAGCTGCAGCTGTTCTTTGATGATATACATCAAGTTTGAGTATGCTATAAGCTACCATTCACATATTAGGGGGCTTTGCTAGAACAAAGCTATTTCTCTTCTTTGCCTCAAACTTACAGACAT
This window of the Lepus europaeus isolate LE1 chromosome 7, mLepTim1.pri, whole genome shotgun sequence genome carries:
- the RAB30 gene encoding ras-related protein Rab-30, with the translated sequence MSMEDYDFLFKIVLIGNAGVGKTCLVRRFTQGLFPPGQGATIGVDFMIKTVEINGEKVKLQIWDTAGQERFRSITQSYYRSANALILTYDITCEESFRCLPEWLREIEQYASNKVITVLVGNKIDLAERREVSQQRAEEFSEAQDMYYLETSAKESDNVEKLFLDLACRLIREARQNTLVNNVSSPLPGEGKSISYLTCCNFN